Proteins encoded within one genomic window of Scheffersomyces stipitis CBS 6054 chromosome 3, complete sequence:
- a CDS encoding predicted protein (go_component integral to membrane), whose amino-acid sequence MSSDYTAIESDIPADTNPPPSYQNVSGQMETEQTNTNSQTTNGSTGPQTWTDRLKESSHPVALLFYMFFRLAPIFIYIFGNLFIGLITSKNKFILHFIILILLFAADFWNLKNVAGRLLVGLRWWNETNATEGNVGEFENVWVFETADPNRYINPIDSKVFWILLYAQPVVWMVFAFLCVLKFQFLYLLLIIIAISLSLTNAMAFTKCDKFGKANNFATDIFSRATGSIFSRLNPFAS is encoded by the coding sequence ATGAGTAGTGACTATACGGCGATAGAGTCGGATATTCCCGCAGACACGAATCCTCCTCCCTCCTATCAGAATGTACTGGGACAGATGGAAACAGAACAAACCAATACCAATTCACAGACCACCAATGGCTCAACTGGGCCACAAACTTGGACTGACAGACTCAAGGAGTCGTCTCACCCTGTTGCTTTACTCTTTTACATGTTTTTCAGATTGGCACCAATTTTCATATACATCTTTGGCAATCTCTTCATAGGCTTGATTACtctgaagaacaagttcattcttcatttcataattttgattttgctTTTTGCTGCTGATTTCtggaatttgaagaatgtaGCTGGTAGATTGTTGGTAGGCTTGAGATGGTGGAACGAGACTAACGCAACTGAAGGCAATGTTGGCGAATTCGAAAACGTATGGGTTTTTGAAACCGCTGATCCCAACAGATACATCAACCCCATTGATAGCAAAGTGTTTTGGATTCTCTTGTATGCTCAACCAGTTGTTTGGATGGTGTTTGCCTTTTTGTGtgtgttgaagttccagttcttgtacttgttgttgataatAATAGCGATCTCGTTGTCGTTGACGAATGCAATGGCTTTTACGAAATGTGATAAGTTTGGAAAGGCTAACAATTTCGCTACTGATATCTTCTCCAGAGCAACAGGCAGCATTTTCAGCAGATTGAACCCATTTGCATCGTGA
- the CP52M gene encoding Cytochrome P450 52A13 (Alkane hydroxylase 2) (Alkane-inducible p450alk 2) (DH-ALK2) (go_process electron transport), protein MSAELAFEYLTKWYSILIGAALIYGIARYIKIQLFIRKHGCEETPFLPDAKWFAIPIMSRVLKAKNEGRLVDLAQSFMTSDRRTTHVYLGPARIIFTIDPENMKTMLATKFNDYALGFRHTHLAPLLGDGIFTLDGEGWKHSRSMLRPQFAREQVAHVRALEPHVQVLMKHIRLNKGKTFDLQELFFKLTLDTSTEFLFGESIYSLYDSSIGLTPPTDIQGRSEFADAFNTSQKYLGTRAWLQFMYWVVQNREFYQCNAKVHKVAKYYVKRALNFTPDELEKASANGYTFLYELVKQTRDPVVLQDQLLNILVAGRDTTAGLLSFTFFELARNPDVFEKLKNEIYEHFGKGDESRVEDITFESLKQCEYLKFVLNEALRMYPSVPLNFRVSTKDTVLPNGGGKDGTKPVFVGKGTTVAYTVYCTHRDEKYYGKDANVFRPERWATLNKLGWAYLPFNGGPRICLGQQFALTEASYVIVRLLQNFPNLVSKDDRPYPPAKSMHLTMCHQDGIFVELS, encoded by the coding sequence ATGTCCGCTGAACTTGCTTTTGAATACTTGACCAAATGGTACTCGATATTGATCGGAGCTGCCTTGATCTATGGTATTGCTCGTTACATCAAAATCCAGTTATTCATCAGGAAGCATGGTTGTGAGGAGACTCCTTTCCTTCCAGATGCTAAATGGTTTGCAATCCCAATCATGTCTAGAGTTCTTAAAGCCAAGAACGAAGGTAGATTGGTCGATTTGGCTCAAAGCTTTATGACGTCTGATAGGAGAACTACCCACGTCTACTTGGGCCCTGCCAGAATTATCTTCACCATCGACCCAGAGAATATGAAGACCATGTTGGCTACCAAATTTAACGACTATGCTCTTGGATTCAGACACACCCATCTTGCCCCATTGTTGGGTGATGGTATCTTCACTTTGGATGGCGAAGGATGGAAGCATTCTAGATCTATGTTAAGACCTCAGTTTGCCAGAGAACAAGTCGCCCACGTCAGAGCCTTGGAACCTCACGTTCAAGTTTTAATGAAGCATATCAGGTTGAACAAGGGTAAGACGTTTGATCTCCAAGAattattcttcaagttgaccCTCGATACCTCAACTGAATTCTTGTTTGGTGAGTCCATCTACTCTTTGTATGACTCTTCTATTGGTTTAACTCCTCCAACTGACATCCAAGGCAGATCCGAATTCGCTGATGCTTTCAACACTTCGCAGAAGTACTTGGGTACCAGAGCATGGCTCCAATTCATGTACTGGGTCGTTCAAAACAGGGAGTTCTATCAATGTAACGCTAAAGTCCACAAGGTCGCTAAATACTACGTCAAGAGAGCTTTGAATTTCACTCCAGATGAACTCGAAAAGGCTTCTGCCAACGGTTACACCTTCTTGTACGAATTGGTCAAGCAAACTAGAGACCCAGTTGTGTTGCAAGatcaattgttgaacatcttGGTTGCTGGTAGAGATACCACCGCTGGTTTATTGTCGTTCACCTTCTTCGAATTGGCCAGAAACCCAGACGTcttcgaaaagttgaagaatgaaatcTACGAACACTTCGGTAAGGGTGATGAGTCCAGAGTCGAAGACATCACTTTCGAATCATTGAAGCAGTGTGAATATTTGAAGTTCGTCTTGAACGAAGCCTTGAGAATGTATCCATCTGTTCCTCTCAACTTCAGAGTTTCTACAAAGGACACCGTATTGCCAAATGGTGGTGGTAAGGATGGAACAAAGCCTGTTTTCGTTGGTAAGGGTACTACTGTTGCTTACACCGTCTACTGTACTCACAGAGATGAAAAGTACTACGGTAAGGACGCCAATGTGTTCAGACCAGAAAGATGGGCCACCTTGAACAAATTGGGATGGGCCTACCTTCCTTTCAACGGTGGACCAAGAATCTGTTTGGGTCAGCAGTTTGCATTGACTGAAGCTTCTTATGTTATTGTCAGATTATTGCAAAACTTCCCTAACTTGGTTTCCAAGGATGACAGACCATACCCACCAGCAAAGTCGATGCATTTGACAATGTGCCACCAAGACGGAatctttgttgaattgtCTTAG